One genomic segment of Brassica napus cultivar Da-Ae chromosome A3, Da-Ae, whole genome shotgun sequence includes these proteins:
- the LOC125590018 gene encoding putative F-box protein At1g30925 translates to MSRRENSYSIPIDLIIEILSKLPYKSIARFSCLSKQLRSMLASPYFKELFFTSSPARPRLLFYVQRDGNNLVFFSSSQPRNLFEKSSSLVVTADFHMKLHKDTLTSYCRHAFGLVYFSGLMGMVIFNPSTGRSALLPKEGMLSSINYLGYDPVDKQLKVLCINFDKSGLILTLGGTGDNSWREISCPLNHFSTRGWSEEICINGVLYYFSTQNNGRSYLIVCFHIRSEEFKFIYKDFFERKKRTSTGLIRDGGNTKLINYKGKLGVITLEYDYNPLDCDHSNPKGRKCSLKLCVSVIKDFENPNSEWSDHFYTFWKTNQFFEFSHVSAFWGNQVVDGDVSVVGVTATGDIVLYMNEASKPLYVFYLNIERNTLQRVEFRTINHEALEKCSSKVILSVEHVEDLNFINMETTYAASTYKPIA, encoded by the coding sequence ATGAGTAGAAGAGAAAACTCATATTCTATCCCCATTGATCTCATCATAGAGATACTCTCTAAATTGCCATACAAATCAATAGCTAGGTTTTCTTGCTTGTCAAAGCAATTGAGGTCCATGCTTGCCAGTCCATATTTCAAGGAGTTGTTCTTCACCAGCTCCCCGGCTCGGCCGCGTCTCTTATTCTACGTTCAACGAGATGGTAacaatttggtttttttctcGTCGTCTCAGCCTCGTAATCTATTTGAGAAGTCGTCATCTCTTGTAGTAACCGCAGACTTTCACATGAAGTTACATAAAGACACGCTTACAAGTTATTGTAGACATGCCTTTGGTTTGGTCTATTTCTCGGGGCTTATGGGGATGGTGATATTTAACCCTAGCACGGGACGGTCGGCTCTTTTACCCAAAGAAGGGATGCTGAGTTCGATAAACTATTTAGGGTATGATCCGGTTGACAAACAGCTTAAGGTATTGTGCATTAACTTTGACAAGTCAGGTCTAATTTTGACACTAGGAGGAACTGGAGACAATTCGTGGAGGGAGATCTCTTGTCCCTTAAACCATTTTTCTACGCGTGGTTGGTCCGAAGAGATATGCATCAATGGGGTTTTGTATTACTTTTCTACACAAAACAATGGACGTTCTTATCTGATTGTTTGCTTTCATATTAGGTCTGAGGAATTTAAGTTTATCTACAAAGATTTCTTCGAACGAAAAAAAAGAACATCCACTGGTTTGATTCGTGATGGGGGTAATACTAAACTGATAAACTATAAGGGTAAACTAGGTGTGATTACTCTAGAGTATGATTATAACCCTTTGGATTGTGATCATAGTAACCCCAAGGGTAGAAAGTGTTCCCTTAAGTTGTGTGTGTCAGTTATAAAGGATTTTGAAAACCCAAACTCGGAATGGTCGGACCATTTCTACACTTTTTGGAAGACAAATCAATTCTTTGAATTCAGTCATGTTTCCGCTTTTTGGGGGAACCAAGTCGTTGATGGGGATGTTTCTGTTGTTGGAGTGACTGCCACAGGTGACATTGTTTTGTATATGAATGAAGCATCTAAGCCGCTTTATGTTTTCTACCTCAATATCGAAAGAAACACTCTCCAACGAGTTGAATTCCGAACTATTAACCATGAAGCTTTAGAGAAATGTAGTAGCAAAGTTATACTCTCTGTGGAACACGTAGAGGATCTTAACTTTATTAATATGGAGACGACATATGCTGCGTCGACATATAAGCCAATTGCGTAA
- the LOC106442651 gene encoding uncharacterized protein LOC106442651 → MSSFATFLLLTFSAIALIVVAKSDRTMPVEMEENELVSLLNSINKPAVTSFQTEHGDILDCIDINKQLAFDHPLLKNHTIQLRPGNIPKWTINNSSSKNGGSTPFRQDGISCPFGTVIVKRTTHEDLILSQRLKSTGSKYSTYVTSKDKNIDLTGFHFAMADYGHKNYGAKVNLSIWEPKVSPTQFSSASMLIAGGSKEQFQSIRAGWIVYQWLNRNHSRLYTYWTADGFIKTGCYNTLCPGFVQVSKRVPLGILLEPVSIYDGHQSEVGIVIYKDIVTGNWWLFVHDEMVGYWPNSLFTKSGLGQGAGLVSYGGEVYSPVNEKSPSMGSGHFPAEGYTKTAYVNGFEVVSNNDSIFSEPSFRVMMFANTPKCYRVMPGRGQLRVWFDSLFYGGPGGCV, encoded by the exons ATGAGTTCCTTTGCAACGTTTCTTCTGCTGACTTTTTCAGCAATAGCTCTCATTGTAGTTGCCAAAAGTGACAGAACAATGCCAGTCGAAATGGAGGAAAATGAACTCGTTAGTTTACTCAACTCTATCAATAAACCTGCAGTCACCAGTTTCCAG ACCGAGCATGGTGATATACTGGATTGCATCGACATTAATAAGCAGCTTGCCTTTGATCATCCTCTCCTCAAGAACCATACTATTCAG TTGAGGCCTGGAAATATACCTAAATGGACAATAAACAATAGCAGTTCAAAGAATGGTGGTTCCACGCCGTTTCGACAAGATGGCATTAGTTGTCCATTTGGGACGGTGATTGTTAAGAGGACCACACATGAAGATCTTATACTATCTCAGCGTTTAAAATCTACGGGGTCCAAATATTCAACATATGTTACTTCAAAGGATAAGAACATTGATTTAACTGGTTTTCAT TTTGCAATGGCTGACTACGGACATAAAAATTATGGAGCAAAGGTAAACCTTAGTATTTGGGAACCAAAAGTTTCACCCACTCAATTCAGTTCTGCGAGTATGCTTATTGCCGGCGGCTCTAAAGAACAGTTTCAAAGCATTAGAGCTGGATGGATA GTTTATCAATGGTTGAACCGGAATCACAGTCGCTTATACACCTACTGGACT GCAGATGGATTTATCAAGACAGGTTGCTATAATACATTATGTCCTGGTTTTGTGCAAGTGAGCAAAAGAGTCCCACTCGGCATCCTTCTTGAACCAGTTTCTATTTACGATGGCCACCAAAGTGAAGTAGGGATCGTCATCTATAAG GATATCGTCACAGGAAATTGGTGGTTATTTGTACACGACGAAATGGTTGGATACTGGCCAAACTCATTGTTCACAAAATCAGGCTTAGGCCAGGGAGCAGGTTTGGTTTCATATGGAGGAGAAGTATACAGTCCAGTGAATGAGAAGAGTCCAAGCATGGGAAGTGGGCATTTCCCGGCTGAAGGTTACACAAAGACAGCCTATGTGAATGGTTTTGAAGTGGTCAGTAATAATGATAGCATATTTTCAGAGCCAAGTTTTCGTGTAATGATGTTTGCAAACACCCCAAAATGTTATAGAGTAATGCCTGGTCGAGGTCAACTTAGAGTTTGGTTCGACTCTCTCTTCTATGGAGGGCCAGGGGGATGTGTTTAA
- the LOC106440516 gene encoding eukaryotic translation initiation factor 3 subunit A isoform X1 translates to MAIFFNPENALKRAEELIKVGQKQDALQVLHDLITSRSFRSWQKPHEKIMFRYVELCVDLKMGRFAKDGLIQYRNSCQQVNMTSFEEVTNRLLRLATEKAEQTLDKETLDVDDLEVTPWFKFLWETYRTVLEILRNNSKLQALYAITAHKAFQFCKKYKRPTEFRRLCEIMRNNLANLEKYRDQRDRPDLTEPETLQLYLDTRFEQLKVAAELGLWQEAFRSVEDIYGLMCMVNKTLKPSLLVVYYSKLTEIFWTSSSHLNHAYAWLKLFSLQKNFNKNLSQKDLQLVTSSVVLAALSVPPFGQAHGAYHSEFQTEKERNLRMANLIGFNLEPISESRDMLSRESLLSELVSSGVLSCATQEVKDLYHQLEHEFQPLDLGSNTKPLLDTISKLGGKLSTAPSLPEVHLSQYVPSLEKLATLRLLQHVSKMYQTMKIQFLAQLVPFFDLSDVEKISVEAVKHNFIAMKVDHAKGFVTFGNLGIESDELRDPLTFFAETMNKVRAMLFPASSKLGDVAPNLGETVEKEHKRLLARQSIIEKRKEEQERQQLEMEHEEEKRKLKLRMQTKVAEQKRLASEVEERRKQRILREIEERELEKAQALLDNTERRQINGEERERKLLKLAKTMDYLQRAKREESTPLIEAAYQQRLVEEIESHEHDQQREVELSRERHESDMKEKRRVTRMLSSESFVENMEIFQNRVIRLQEAEFERQKREKEEHLQARKQERYVKRKRIYYSKCEEERIRKLQEEEEARKQRDAAGPSQSSTKYIPKFRLSQATQVSGSADDQWGSRRLQHIGRDNAAPLVEGDQCGNGSERPGGDSWRSEEGRYAFRSSRSRSSFSSRTS, encoded by the exons ATGGCGATTTTTTTCAATCCGGAGAACGCACTAAAGCGTGCAGAAG AACTTATCAAAGTTGGGCAGAAACAAGATGCTCTCCAGGTACTTCACGATCTCATTACCTCAAGGAGCTTCAGATCTTGGCAGAAACCACACGAGAAGATTATGTTTAGATACGTGGAGCTTTGCGTTGACTTGAAGATGGGACGGTTTGCTAAAGATGGATTGATCCAGTACCGTAATTCCTGTCAGCAAGTGAACATGACTTCCTTTGAAGAAGTAACCAACCGACTCCTACGTCTTGCTACTGAGAAAGCTGAGCAGACCCTTGATAAGGAGACTCTTGATGTAGATGATCTTGAGGTTACACCATGGTTCAAGTTCTTGTGGGAGACATACCGAACGGTTCTTGAGATATTGCGAAACAACTCAAAGTTGCAAGCCTTGTATGCG ATTACGGCACATAAAGCCTTCCAGTTCTGCAAGAAGTACAAAAGACCAACAGAGTTTCGTAGGCTTTGCGAAATTATGAGAAACAATTTGGCGAACCTTGAAAAATACAGAGACCAGAGGGACCGTCCTGACTTGACAGAGCCTGAGACTTTGCAACTTTACCTAGACACAAGATTTGAGCAGTTAAAAGTTGCTGCTGAGCTTGGACTTTGGCAG GAAGCTTTTCGCTCTGTTGAAGATATATATGGATTGATGTGCATGGTCAACAAAACGCTTAAGCCATCTTTATTGGTGGTGTATTATTCCAAATTGACTGAGATCTTCTGGACTTCTTCTAGCCATCTTAACCATGCTTATGCATGGTTGAAGTTGTTTAGCTTGCAGAAGAATTTCAATAAGAACTTAAGCCAAAAGGATCTGCAGTTAGTAACATCATCTGTTGTCTTGGCGGCACTCTCTGTTCCACCGTTTGGTCAGGCTCATGGTGCTTACCATTCGGAGTTTCAAACTGAGAAAGAACGCAATTTGAGGATGGCCAATCTCATAGGCTTCAATCTTGAACCTATATCCGAAAGCAGAGATATG cTTTCTAGGGAATCACTTCTGTCAGAGTTG GTGTCAAGTGGTGTTTTGAGCTGTGCAACTCAGGAGGTCAAAGATCTTTACCATCAACTAGAGCATGAGTTTCAGCCACTTGATCTCGGTTCCAACACTAAGCCTTTGCTGGATACAATCTCCAAACTAGGTGGGAAGCTGTCAACAGCTCCTTCTTTACCAGAAGTTCATCTCTCCCAATATGTTCCCTCTTTGGAGAAGCTTGCTACTCTGAGGCTACTTCAACAT GTGTCTAAGATGTATCAGACGATGAAAATTCAGTTTCTGGCTCAGCTGGTCCCATTCTTTGACTTGTCAGACGTTGAGAAGATATCAGTTGAAGCTGTGAAACACAATTTTATAGCCATGAAAGTTGATCATGCCAAGGGTTTTGTAACTTTTGGAAATCTG GGTATTGAGTCTGATGAGTTGAGAGACCCCCTGACTTTTTTTGCTGAGACTATGAACAAAGTAAGAGCTATGCTATTCCCTGCTTCAAGTAAGCTTGGTGACGTAGCACCAAATCTAGGGGAGACTGTTGAAAAGGAGCATAAGAGATTGCTTGCTAGGCAATCAATCATTGAAAAGAGGAAGGAGGAACAAGAGCGTCAGCAACTAGAGATG gaacatgaagaggagaagagaaagCTTAAGCTTAGGATGCAAACCAAAGTGGCGGAACAGAAGAGACTTGCCTCAGAGGTTGAGGAGAGGAGGAAACAAAGAATCCTTAGGGAGATAGAGGAGAGGGAGCTTGAGAAAGCTCAGGCTTTGCTAGATAACACTGAGAGACGCCAGATAAACGGAGAAGAAAGGGAGAGGAAGCTCCTTAAACTCGCTAAAACAATGGATTATCTGCAGCGAGCAAAGAGAGAAGAGTCTACCCCTTTGATTGAAGCTGCATATCAGCAACGACTCGTAGAGGAAATAGAATCTCATGAGCATGACCAACag CGTGAGGTCGAGCTTAGCAGAGAACGTCATGAGAGTGACATGAAGGAGAAACGCAGGGTGACTAGAATGTTAAGTTCAGAATCTTTTGTTGAGAATATG GAAATATTCCAAAATAGAGTGATTAGGCTTCAAGAAGCTGAGTTtgagagacaaaagagagagaaggaggagcATCTTCAAGCCAGGAAACAAGAGAGGTATGTTAAAAGAAAGCGGATATATTATTCGAAATGTGAAGAGGAAAGAATAAGAAAGCTtcaggaagaagaggaagctcGTAAGCAGAGAG ATGCTGCAGGTCCTTCGCAATCGTCTACAAAATACATTCCTAAGTTCAGGCTTAGCCAAGCCACTCAAGTTTCAGGCTCTGCAGATGACCAGTGGGGAAGCAGAAGACTACAACATATTGGCAGGGACAATGCTGCACCTCTGGTCGAAGGAGACCAATGTGGAAACGGAAGTGAGCGACCTGGTGGTGATTCTTGGCGCAGTGAAGAAGGTAGATATGCATTTAGAAGTAGCCGTTCAAGGTCTTCCTTCTCATCAAGAACCTCTTAG
- the LOC106444510 gene encoding gibberellin 20-oxidase-like protein: MSELHSSLQLPVLDLTQPIQSSVLSSLSQACKEWGFFYVTNHGISKEMFSRIYSLSRDVFSAPLDSKLKLGPFSYTPRHIASPYFESLVVSGPDFSSSAKASADVLFQEHEKPELSETLQEYGDKMAELSKRLVEILLMMILGEETGKRFYQNEFSNCHGYLRLVNYTPPQDVEKQEELVEGLGMHTDMSCITIVYQDSVGGLQMRSKEGNWIDINPGDDLLVVNIGDLMQAWSNGRLRSSEHRVVLRKLVNRVSLGFFLCFEDEKVILAPQEIVGEGNCRRYKAFKCSEYLKFRQSNEVGKFERIGYTVKDFAGLTLPEHDDP; this comes from the exons atgTCTGAACTTCATAGCTCTCTGCAGCTTCCTGTGTTAGACTTAACACAACCGATTCAGTCCTCTGTTCTGTCTTCTCTTTCTCAGGCCTGCAAAGAGTGGGGATTCTTCTATGTCACCAATCATGGAATCTCTAAAGAGATGTTCAGCAGAATCTATTCCTTGTCCAGAGATGTTTTCAGTGCTCCTCTTGACTCAAAGCTCAAGCTTGGTCCCTTCTCTTATACCCCTCGGCACATCGCCTCTCCTTATTTCGAAAGCCTCGTTGTCTCTGGACCTGATTTCTCCAGCTCTGCTAAAGCTTCCGCTGATGTTTTGTTCCAAGAGCATGAAAAGCCAGAGTTAAG TGAAACACTACAAGAATATGGCGATAAAATGGCGGAATTGTCCAAAAGACTAGTGGAGATACTCTTGATGATGATCTTAGGAGAGGAAACTGGGAAGAGATTCTACCAAAATGAGTTTAGTAATTGTCATGGATACTTAAGACTAGTGAACTACACGCCTCCACAAGATGTAGAGAAGCAAGAAGAGCTCGTTGAAGGTCTTGGGATGCACACGGATATGAGTTGCATAACAATAGTCTATCAAGATTCAGTTGGTGGACTTCAGATGAGGTCAAAGGAAGGGAACTGGATTGATATAAATCCGGGAGATGATCTGCTTGTTGTTAACATTGGCGATCTTATGCAGGCGTGGAGTAACGGACGGCTGAGATCGTCTGAACATCGAGTTGTATTGAGAAAGCTGGTGAACAGAGTGTCTCTAGGGTTTTTCCTCTGTTTTGAGGATGAGAAAGTGATACTTGCGCCGCAAGAAATAGTTGGGGAGGGAAATTGCAGGAGATACAAGGCGTTCAAGTGTTCGGAGTATCTGAAGTTCAGACAGAGTAATGAAGTAGGGAAGTTTGAGAGGATAGGTTACACTGTTAAAGACTTTGCTGGACTAACACTGCCTGAACATGATGATCCTTGA
- the LOC106440516 gene encoding eukaryotic translation initiation factor 3 subunit A isoform X2, with product MAIFFNPENALKRAEELIKVGQKQDALQVLHDLITSRSFRSWQKPHEKIMFRYVELCVDLKMGRFAKDGLIQYRNSCQQVNMTSFEEVTNRLLRLATEKAEQTLDKETLDVDDLEVTPWFKFLWETYRTVLEILRNNSKLQALYAITAHKAFQFCKKYKRPTEFRRLCEIMRNNLANLEKYRDQRDRPDLTEPETLQLYLDTRFEQLKVAAELGLWQEAFRSVEDIYGLMCMVNKTLKPSLLVVYYSKLTEIFWTSSSHLNHAYAWLKLFSLQKNFNKNLSQKDLQLVTSSVVLAALSVPPFGQAHGAYHSEFQTEKERNLRMANLIGFNLEPISESRDMLSRESLLSELVSSGVLSCATQEVKDLYHQLEHEFQPLDLGSNTKPLLDTISKLGGKLSTAPSLPEVHLSQYVPSLEKLATLRLLQHVSKMYQTMKIQFLAQLVPFFDLSDVEKISVEAVKHNFIAMKVDHAKGFVTFGNLGIESDELRDPLTFFAETMNKVRAMLFPASSKLGDVAPNLGETVEKEHKRLLARQSIIEKRKEEQERQQLEMEHEEEKRKLKLRMQTKVAEQKRLASEVEERRKQRILREIEERELEKAQALLDNTERRQINGEERERKLLKLAKTMDYLQRAKREESTPLIEAAYQQRLVEEIESHEHDQQREVELSRERHESDMKEKRRVTRMLSSESFVENMEIFQNRVIRLQEAEFERQKREKEEHLQARKQERYVKRKRIYYSKCEEERIRKLQEEEEARKQRGPSQSSTKYIPKFRLSQATQVSGSADDQWGSRRLQHIGRDNAAPLVEGDQCGNGSERPGGDSWRSEEGRYAFRSSRSRSSFSSRTS from the exons ATGGCGATTTTTTTCAATCCGGAGAACGCACTAAAGCGTGCAGAAG AACTTATCAAAGTTGGGCAGAAACAAGATGCTCTCCAGGTACTTCACGATCTCATTACCTCAAGGAGCTTCAGATCTTGGCAGAAACCACACGAGAAGATTATGTTTAGATACGTGGAGCTTTGCGTTGACTTGAAGATGGGACGGTTTGCTAAAGATGGATTGATCCAGTACCGTAATTCCTGTCAGCAAGTGAACATGACTTCCTTTGAAGAAGTAACCAACCGACTCCTACGTCTTGCTACTGAGAAAGCTGAGCAGACCCTTGATAAGGAGACTCTTGATGTAGATGATCTTGAGGTTACACCATGGTTCAAGTTCTTGTGGGAGACATACCGAACGGTTCTTGAGATATTGCGAAACAACTCAAAGTTGCAAGCCTTGTATGCG ATTACGGCACATAAAGCCTTCCAGTTCTGCAAGAAGTACAAAAGACCAACAGAGTTTCGTAGGCTTTGCGAAATTATGAGAAACAATTTGGCGAACCTTGAAAAATACAGAGACCAGAGGGACCGTCCTGACTTGACAGAGCCTGAGACTTTGCAACTTTACCTAGACACAAGATTTGAGCAGTTAAAAGTTGCTGCTGAGCTTGGACTTTGGCAG GAAGCTTTTCGCTCTGTTGAAGATATATATGGATTGATGTGCATGGTCAACAAAACGCTTAAGCCATCTTTATTGGTGGTGTATTATTCCAAATTGACTGAGATCTTCTGGACTTCTTCTAGCCATCTTAACCATGCTTATGCATGGTTGAAGTTGTTTAGCTTGCAGAAGAATTTCAATAAGAACTTAAGCCAAAAGGATCTGCAGTTAGTAACATCATCTGTTGTCTTGGCGGCACTCTCTGTTCCACCGTTTGGTCAGGCTCATGGTGCTTACCATTCGGAGTTTCAAACTGAGAAAGAACGCAATTTGAGGATGGCCAATCTCATAGGCTTCAATCTTGAACCTATATCCGAAAGCAGAGATATG cTTTCTAGGGAATCACTTCTGTCAGAGTTG GTGTCAAGTGGTGTTTTGAGCTGTGCAACTCAGGAGGTCAAAGATCTTTACCATCAACTAGAGCATGAGTTTCAGCCACTTGATCTCGGTTCCAACACTAAGCCTTTGCTGGATACAATCTCCAAACTAGGTGGGAAGCTGTCAACAGCTCCTTCTTTACCAGAAGTTCATCTCTCCCAATATGTTCCCTCTTTGGAGAAGCTTGCTACTCTGAGGCTACTTCAACAT GTGTCTAAGATGTATCAGACGATGAAAATTCAGTTTCTGGCTCAGCTGGTCCCATTCTTTGACTTGTCAGACGTTGAGAAGATATCAGTTGAAGCTGTGAAACACAATTTTATAGCCATGAAAGTTGATCATGCCAAGGGTTTTGTAACTTTTGGAAATCTG GGTATTGAGTCTGATGAGTTGAGAGACCCCCTGACTTTTTTTGCTGAGACTATGAACAAAGTAAGAGCTATGCTATTCCCTGCTTCAAGTAAGCTTGGTGACGTAGCACCAAATCTAGGGGAGACTGTTGAAAAGGAGCATAAGAGATTGCTTGCTAGGCAATCAATCATTGAAAAGAGGAAGGAGGAACAAGAGCGTCAGCAACTAGAGATG gaacatgaagaggagaagagaaagCTTAAGCTTAGGATGCAAACCAAAGTGGCGGAACAGAAGAGACTTGCCTCAGAGGTTGAGGAGAGGAGGAAACAAAGAATCCTTAGGGAGATAGAGGAGAGGGAGCTTGAGAAAGCTCAGGCTTTGCTAGATAACACTGAGAGACGCCAGATAAACGGAGAAGAAAGGGAGAGGAAGCTCCTTAAACTCGCTAAAACAATGGATTATCTGCAGCGAGCAAAGAGAGAAGAGTCTACCCCTTTGATTGAAGCTGCATATCAGCAACGACTCGTAGAGGAAATAGAATCTCATGAGCATGACCAACag CGTGAGGTCGAGCTTAGCAGAGAACGTCATGAGAGTGACATGAAGGAGAAACGCAGGGTGACTAGAATGTTAAGTTCAGAATCTTTTGTTGAGAATATG GAAATATTCCAAAATAGAGTGATTAGGCTTCAAGAAGCTGAGTTtgagagacaaaagagagagaaggaggagcATCTTCAAGCCAGGAAACAAGAGAGGTATGTTAAAAGAAAGCGGATATATTATTCGAAATGTGAAGAGGAAAGAATAAGAAAGCTtcaggaagaagaggaagctcGTAAGCAGAGAG GTCCTTCGCAATCGTCTACAAAATACATTCCTAAGTTCAGGCTTAGCCAAGCCACTCAAGTTTCAGGCTCTGCAGATGACCAGTGGGGAAGCAGAAGACTACAACATATTGGCAGGGACAATGCTGCACCTCTGGTCGAAGGAGACCAATGTGGAAACGGAAGTGAGCGACCTGGTGGTGATTCTTGGCGCAGTGAAGAAGGTAGATATGCATTTAGAAGTAGCCGTTCAAGGTCTTCCTTCTCATCAAGAACCTCTTAG
- the LOC106440518 gene encoding LOW QUALITY PROTEIN: uncharacterized protein LOC106440518 (The sequence of the model RefSeq protein was modified relative to this genomic sequence to represent the inferred CDS: substituted 1 base at 1 genomic stop codon) — protein sequence MASFNNFVLQLLLTIPLIIVAEAARDRRAILSEKEKKELERQLKAINKPAIKSFKTEHGEIFDCIDIYKQLAFDHHLLKNHTVQVKPTSVPKWITSKNISQKLDPLQLLPRGISCPDGTVIVKRTTMQDLLNVQHLKSIGFNRHRHVHTEGNDIDLTGHHFATIDYEYSTVSGVKGNINLWDLQVSQDQVSLATMAIAGGPIENLASISVGWMVNPLLYQDHIHLYTYWTADGYKKTGCYDIRCPGFVQVSKRIPLGVLLKPVSIYDGTQYQMELSLHQVKKAPXSGVNVGYWPKSLFIASGLAKGTDKASWGGQVYSPLTKKSPFMGSGHFPNEGMGKAAFINGIEIIDGKGEALIPQIYTIKTHESSPNCYKAKFIHDDDDPWIRAVFYGGPGGCTGQLSSEESEGLKNLDKL from the exons ATGGCTAGCTTCAACAACTTTGTGTTACAACTTCTGTTAACAATCCCTCTTATAATAGTCGCTGAAGCAGCTCGAGATCGACGAGCAATACTAtcagaaaaagagaaaaaagaactTGAGAGGCAACTCAAAGCTATCAACAAACCAGCAATCAAGAGTTTCAAG ACTGAACATGGTGAAATATTTGATTGTATCGACATTTACAAGCAACTAGCCTTTGATCATCATCTGCTCAAAAACCACACTGTTCAG GTGAAGCCTACAAGTGTACCTAAATGGATCACAAGCAAAAATATTTCACAGAAACTTGATCCCCTGCAGCTTCTGCCGAGGGGCATAAGCTGTCCAGATGGAACCGTAATTGTTAAAAGGACTACAATGCAAGATCTGTTAAACGTGCAGCATCTGAAATCAATTGGATTCAACAGACATAGACATGTCCATACAGAGGGAAATGACATCGATTTAACTGGACATCAT TTTGCAACAATTGATTACGAATATAGCACTGTTTCTGGAGTAAAAGGAAACATTAACCTATGGGATCTACAAGTGTCACAAGATCAAGTTAGTCTTGCAACCATGGCTATTGCTGGAGGTCCTATTGAAAACCTCGCCAGTATTTCAGTTGGATGGATG GTCAATCCATTGCTGTACCAAGATCACATTCACTTGTATACCTACTGGACT GCCGATGGATATAAGAAAACCGGCTGCTACGACATAAGATGTCCAGGATTTGTGCAAGTCAGTAAGAGGATACCACTTGGTGTCCTTCTTAAACCAGTTTCGATTTATGATGGTACACAGTACCAGATGGAATTAAGCTTGCATCAGGTAAAAAAGGCTCCATAGTC TGGTGTGAATGTTGGGTATTGGCCAAAGTCATTATTCATAGCTTCAGGCTTAGCTAAAGGAACGGATAAGGCATCGTGGGGAGGTCAAGTGTACAGTCCACTGACAAAGAAGAGTCCATTTATGGGCAGTGGGCATTTCCCAAATGAAGGTATGGGAAAAGCAGCATTTATAAACGGTATTGAAATCATTGATGGAAAGGGAGAAGCTTTGATTCCACAGATCTATACTATAAAGACACATGAGAGCAGTCCAAATTGTTATAAGGCCAAGTTTattcatgatgatgatgatccttGGATAAGAGCTGTTTTCTATGGTGGTCCTGGCGGTTGCACAGGGCAATTATCATCTGAAGAGTCAGAAGGTCTTAAGAATTTAGATAAGCTATGA